The Vicia villosa cultivar HV-30 ecotype Madison, WI linkage group LG1, Vvil1.0, whole genome shotgun sequence genome includes a region encoding these proteins:
- the LOC131643720 gene encoding uncharacterized protein LOC131643720 isoform X3 → MYSQEPGHGYGVSRSGDKMLEEDSRPSASRDGKYGRSSRDSRGSSGQRDWRGHSWEATNGSPNLSRRPSDMNSDRRSVDDSTTYSSHPHSASVNTREQHQLKDLHDKIGGVNELEAAPRCDKENSSIDWKPLKWNRSGSLSSRGSGFSHSSSSRSLAGTDSNEAKPDLKPKNITAIKSHSGEGTACVTSSMPSEDTASRKKPRLNWGEGLAKYEKKRVERPDAGANKDGSVSSAGNMEPCNFISSNLVDKSPKVTGFSDCASPATPSSVACSSSPGVDDKLLEKIANADNNLSNSSDSPATGFRNHLQKFYLNLDKLDIDSLNNLGSSIVELVQSDDPSSEDSCLVRSNAIKTLLIWKADISKVLEVTESEIDLLENELKSLKSDSVDRYQSPEALGSQQADSSIKIYEEQEVSQKVIRPVPLKIISSDEPNIEKMPLSTNLCSIHDNDKEEDIDSPGSATSKFVEPLPLVKAVSSRDTGGYDNLSRDMDTVQSTSMKCLVRCTTRKDPSVSACNDFNTPMDVKETFGANACSIYEDTYNSIIASNKESANKAHGVFAKLVPNDCKKLVNMGVSNDSSCHTFVMEKFAEKKRLEKVKEKVAALKFKALHHLWKEDMRLLSIKKCRPKSHKKNEPSSSNLKNRSSIRSRFPFPGGNHLSLVPTSELIDFASKLLSESQTQIQRNTLKMPALILDEKEKMVTRFISSNGLIEDPLATEKERNMINPWTSEEKEIFLEKFAVFGKDFRKIASFLDHKTTADCVEFYYKNHKSECFQKLKMKDVGKLGKSYAARTNLMASGNKRMRAGRFLLEGFDNIKSSRGGDSIIERSNSPDTLGDERETAAAADVLAGICGSFSSEAMSSCITNSIDPVDGNKEREFLKANPLRKQTLTPDISQSADDETCSDESCEEVDLSGWTDDEKAAFLQAVSSFGKDFTKIAQCVGTRSREHCKVFFSKTQKCLGLNLVRPIPGIVGSPPNDDANGGESDTDDACLVKAGSVVDADKSGNKTDEDLPSDALNTFHDESNPLEVRSLSAELNESREITGTEVHLENVDMVSDVCAIKVETRPGSDDSGVSLGKTDKSCSVNEHPVKITSDSIEVAKGKTNKLGDAVRESISTVGIIKPLECGSVAMDTTVSEGSSGDLRNEVERRQRVAAPPCSDDRDDKHEADAGVAVESKSCVLESSTTANLSFSHVANSCSGLSFGSENKHVSFGKPHASALSTNNSWATTNSLLLNAAAAPCEKAISQDRLSSNCDVQRGRDMGCHSSGSNGDHQFPLPCNHLETVSILQGYPLQVPVKKEVDGDVNCSSSVTEFPFPQKVKQTDDHFKTLWHSSDSENTSRNGNVKLFGKIITNPSSNQKPNLITKGSEENGTHHHPKSSNKSCKRKITSHQNSDGKLKILKFDRADYLGVENVPVKSYGYWEGTGITQTGLPSLPDSSFLLAKYPAAFSNYPTSSSTLEQQPLQAFGASTFTARDINGSNAMIDCPMFISRDGPKVQPFIVDVKHSQDVFSEMQRNSFEAISSLQQHGIGVMGMNGVGRPGILVGGSCSGVSDPVAAIKMHYSNSEKYGGQNGSILRDDESWGGKGDIGR, encoded by the exons ATGTATTCTCAAGAGCCTGGTCATGGTTACGGGGTTTCTCGGTCTGGTGACAAGATGTTGGAAGAAGATAGTCGACCATCGGCTTCACGTGATGGTAAATACGGCAGGAGCAGTAGAGACAGTAGAGGTTCGTCTGGCCAGAGAGATTGGAGAGGTCATTCGTGGGAAGCCACCAATGGCTCCCCTAATTTATCCAGGAGACCATCAGATATGAATAGTGACCGGAGGTCAGTTGATGATTCCACAACATATTCCTCTCATCCCCATTCTGCTTCTGTGAACACTCGGGAACAGCATCAATTGAAAGACCTGCATGATAAGATTGGTGGTGTCAATGAGTTGGAAGCAGCACCAAGATGTGATAAAGAGAATTCTTCAATTGACTGGAAGCCACTAAAATGGAACCGATCTGGAAGCTTGTCTTCTCGAGGCTCCGGTTTTAGCCACTCAAGTAGCTCACGGAGCTTGGCAGGGACAGATTCCAATGAAGCAAAGCCTGATTTGAAACCCAAAAATATCACTGCTATTAAGTCTCATTCAGGGGAAGGCACTGCATGTGTGACATCTTCTATGCCATCTGAAGATACAGCTTCTAGAAAGAAGCCTAGGCTAAATTGGGGTGAGGGGCTCGCGAAGTACGAGAAGAAAAGAGTTGAGCGACCTGATGCAGGAGCAAACAAAGATGGCTCAGTCTCGTCTGCTGGCAATATGGAACCTTGTAATTTCATTAGCTCCAACTTAGTAGATAAAAGCCCAAAAGTTACAGGATTTTCAGACTGTGCATCTCCTGCAACTCCATCTTCTGTTGCCTGCAGTTCCTCACCAG GCGTGGATGATAAATTATTGGAAAAAATTGCAAATGCAGACAATAATTTAAGTAATTCGAGTGATTCACCTGCTACTGGGTTCCGGAATCACCTGCAGAAGTTTTATCTTAACCTTGATAAGCTGGATATTGACTCCTTGAATAATTTGGGCTCTTCAATTGTTGAGTTAGTACAGTCTGATGATCCAAGTTCTGAAGATTCTTGTCTAGTTAGGTCGAATGCAATTAAAACGTTACTCATATGGAAAGCTGACATTTCAAAGGTATTGGAGGTGACTGAATCTGAAATTGATTTGCTTGAAAATGAACTTAAGTCTCTAAAATCTGATTCTGTGGATAGATATCAGTCTCCAGAAGCATTGGGCTCCCAGCAGGCAGATAGCAGTATAAAAATCTATGAAGAACAAGAAGTCTCTCAGAAGGTTATTCGGCCAGTACCATTGAAAATTATTTCTTCCGATGAACCTAATATAGAGAAGATGCCGCTGTCAACTAATTTATGTAGTATTCATGATAATGACAAGGAAGAGGATATTGACAGTCCTGGATCAGCAACTTCTAAATTTGTTGAGCCTCTGCCTTTGGTAAAAGCAGTTTCTTCACGTGATACTGGGGGATATGATAACTTATCAAGGGACATGGATACTGTTCAGTCTACTTCGATGAAATGCTTAGTCCGGTGTACTACTAGGAAAGATCCTAGTGTATCTGCTTGTAATGATTTCAATACCCCTATGGATGTAAAGGAAACCTTTGGAGCAAACGCATGTTCTATCTATGAGGATACTTATAATTCAATTATTGCTTCAAATAAAGAATCTGCAAACAAAGCGCATGGAGTATTTGCTAAGTTAGTGCCCAATGACTGTAAAAAGCTTGTTAACATGGGAGTCAGCAATGATTCATCCTGTCATACATTTGTTATGGAAAAATTTGCCGAGAAAAAGCGTCTTGAAAAAGTGAAGGAGAAAGTTGCTGCACTCAAGTTCAAAGCCTTGCATCACTTGTGGAAAGAAGATATGCGCTTATTGTCTATTAAGAAATGCCGGCCAAAATCTCATAAGAAAAATGAACCAAGTAGTAGTAATCTGAAAAACCGATCTTCCATTCGTTCCCGGTTTCCTTTCCCAG GTGGAAATCATCTAAGCTTGGTTCCAACATCAGAGCTTATTGATTTCGCAAGCAAACTTCTTTCAGAATCCCAAACGCAGATTCAGAGAAACACCCTGAAGATGCCAGCATTAATATTGGATGAGAAAGAAAAGATGGTTACAAGATTCATATCTAGTAATGGGCTGATTGAAGATCCGCTGGCTActgagaaagaaagaaatatgATCAATCCTTGGACATCAGAAGAGAAGGAAATATTCTTAGAGAAATTTGCTGTGTTTGGAAAAGATTTCCGGAAAATTGCTTCTTTCCTTGATCACAAGACAACTGCGGACTGTGTAGAATTCTACTACAAGAATCACAAATCTGAGTGTTTTCagaaattgaaaatgaaagatgTTGGTAAGCTAGGGAAGTCATATGCAGCTAGAACTAACTTGATGGCATCAG GTAATAAAAGGATGCGAGCAGGAagattccttttggaaggatttgATAATATAAAATCATCGAGGGGCGGGGACAGCATTATAGAGAGATCAAATAGTCCGGACACTCTTGGGGATGAAAGGGAGACTGCTGCTGCAGCTGATGTATTGGCTGGTATATGTGGGTCGTTTTCATCCGAGGCTATGAGCTCCTGCAtaacaaattcaattgatccTGTAGATGGTAATAAGGAAAGGGAATTCTTGAAAGCGAACCCTTTGCGCAAACAAACCTTGACGCCTGATATTTCTCAGAGTGCTGATGATGAGACTTGTTCAGATGAGAGCTGTGAGGAAGTAGATCTTTCTGGGTGGACAGATGATGAGAAGGCGGCTTTTCTTCAGGCTGTATCATCTTTTGGTAAGGATTTTACTAAGATAGCACAGTGTGTAGGCACAAGGTCCAGAGAACATTGTAAAGTCTTCTTCAGCAAGACTCAAAAGTGCCTTGGATTAAATCTCGTACGCCCTATACCTGGAATTGTAGGATCCCCGCCGAATGATGATGCAAATGGTGGTGAGAGTGACACAGATGATGCATGTCTTGTTAAGGCAGGCTCTGTGGTTGATGCTGATAAGTCTGGGAATAAGACAGACGAGGACCTGCCTTCTGATGCCTTGAATACATTCCATGATGAATCCAATCCTCTGGAAGTTAGGAGCTTGTCAGCTGAATTAAATGAATCAAGAGAAATCACTGGGACAGAAGTACATCTTGAAAATGTAGATATGGTTTCCGATGTTTGTGCAATTAAGGTTGAAACTAGGCCGGGTTCTGATGATAGCGGAGTTAGCTTGGGCAAAACTGACAAGTCTTGTTCAGTCAATGAGCATCCAGTTAAAATTACATCTGATAGCATAGAAGTTGCCAAAGGTAAAACAAATAAATTGGGAGATGCAGTTAGAGAATCAATTTCTACTGTAGGAATAATTAAACCACTGGAGTGTGGTTCTGTTGCTATGGATACAACGGTTTCAGAGGGTTCTTCTGGAGATCTCAGAAATGAAGTGGAAAGAAGGCAAAGAGTGGCAGCACCCCCTTGCTCTGATGACAGAGATGATAAACATGAAGCTGATGCAGGTGTTGCAGTTGAATCGAAAAGTTGTGTGTTAGAGTCAAGCACGACCGCAAATCTTTCATTCTCACATGTGGCCAATTCATGCTCAGGATTGAGCTTTGGTTCTGAAAATAAGCATGTCTCCTTTGGAAAGCCTCATGCCTCAGCATTATCTACAAACAATTCTTGGGCTACTACAAATTCGTTGTTGCTAAACGCTGCTGCTGCTCCATGTGAAAAAGCAATTAGCCAGGATAGATTGTCCTCTAATTGTGATGTTCAAAGAGGTAGAGATATGGGGTGTCATAGTTCTGGTAGCAACGGTGACCATCAGTTTCCTCTTCCATGCAATCATCTTGAGACTGTTAGCATCCTCCAGGGCTATCCCTTGCAGGTGCCCGTCAAGAAGGAAGTGGACGGGGATGTGAACTGCAGCAGTTCAGTGACTGAGTTCCCCTTTCCCCAAAAAGTCAAACAGACTGATGATCATTTCAAAACATTATGGcattcttctgattcagaaaacaCATCCAGAAATGGTAATGTGAAACTGTTTGGAAAGATTATAACCAATCCTTCTTCCAATCAGAAACCTAATTTGATTACGAAGGGAAGTGAAGAAAATGGTACTCATCATCATCCCAAGTCAAGCAACAAGTCTTGTAAGCGTAAAATTACTAGCCATCAAAATTCTGATGGAAAgttgaaaattttaaagtttGACCGTGCTGATTATCTTGGCGTTGAAAATGTTCCAGTGAAGAGTTATGGTTATTGGGAAGGGACTGGAATAACACAAACTGGTCTCCCATCATTGCCCGATTCTTCCTTCTTGTTAGCTAAATATCC